In Marasmius oreades isolate 03SP1 chromosome 1, whole genome shotgun sequence, one DNA window encodes the following:
- a CDS encoding uncharacterized protein (BUSCO:EOG09264AWW) — protein sequence MTRSPIFYHFFRNPLPYTRTLALQEHLHQIQLQRRRSLPGETRDLLLLLEHRPVYTAGRRQTEHDESVRGERDRLISLGAAFELTKRGGELTYHGPGQVVGYPLLDLSHAGPSSTTLSIRDYICLLQRTLTSHLKAHKISTSTSEHTGVFLDESTKIASIGVQVRHRLTTHGFAMNITREPEKWFERVVACGLVGVRAGSIEGALERQNRVQNEMTVATEIPDLIKHFGKVFGRELVELDFGKGGEIEDAIQEMEKEATELGEWPRAPME from the coding sequence ATGACCCGATCCCCCATCTTCTATCACTTCTTCCGGAATCCACTCCCTTACACTCGGACACTTGCGCTTCAGGAACACCTTCATCAAATTCAGCTACAACGTCGTCGTAGTCTTCCGGGGGAAACAAGGGATCTTCTCTTGTTGCTGGAACATAGGCCCGTGTATACCGCTGGTCGTCGCCAGACAGAACATGATGAATCCGTCAGAGGAGAGCGGGATCGACTGATAAGCCTTGGTGCAGCCTTCGAATTGACCAAAAGAGGGGGAGAGTTGACTTATCATGGTCCTGGTCAAGTGGTGGGATACCCTTTACTGGACCTGAGCCATGCTGGACCTTCATCTACAACACTATCAATACGGgactacatctgtcttttacAACGTACCCTCACTTCACATCTCAAGGCGCACAAAATCTCAACATCCACTTCTGAACACACCGGGGTTTTTCTTGACGAATCAACTAAAATTGCATCCATCGGTGTACAGGTCCGACATAGGCTGACTACGCACGGGTTTGCTATGAATATTACACGAGAACCGGAGAAGTGGTTTGAGAGGGTGGTTGCATGTGGGTTAGTGGGTGTTAGGGCTGGGTCTATCGAAGGTGCTCTGGAACGTCAAAATCGAGTTCAAAATGAGATGACAGTTGCGACAGAGATTCCAGACTTGATTAAGCATTTTGGCAAGGTGTTTGGGCGGGAATTGGTGGAATTGGATTTCGGCAAAGGAGGAGAGATAGAAGATGCGATTCAGGAAAtggagaaagaggctacAGAATTGGGTGAATGGCCGAGGGCGCCGATGGAGTAG